Genomic window (Gelria sp. Kuro-4):
GATACTGGGTCTGGGGCTGGCTCTGGCCGTGCCGGCGTTTCTTCCGGGTGTGGCGGGCCTCAAGCGGTGGTGGCCGGCCTTTCTTGTTCTGGGACTTGTTCTTTTGGCGGCAACGCTGCTTTTCGGTGTGGAGGTTTACGGGGCGCGCAGCTGGCTGGTGCTGGGGCCGGTGCGCTTCCAGCCTTCCGAGCCGGCCAAGGTGCTTTTCAGCCTTGCCCTGGCCGGCTACCTGGCAGGGCGCAAAGAGCTCCTTATGGTGCGCGGCTGGCGTCTCGGGCCCCTTACCCTGCCCCACCCGGCCTACTTCGGCCCCCTGCTTCTGGTGGTGCTCCTCGCCCTGGTGCTCATGGTGGGCCAGCGGGATTTGGGGACGGCGCTTCTTATGTTCGGCCTCTTTGCCTGTGAGCTTTATGTGGCGGCACCGCGGCTGGATTACCTGCTCTTGGGCGCGGCGGCCCTCCTCGGCGGAGGCGCCATCGGTTACCGGCTGTTTGGACACGTCCGGGCCCGCATTGATGTCTGGCTGAACCCGTGGGCGCAAGCGAGCGGCCCCGGGTACCAGTTGGTGCAGTCGCTCCTGGCCATCAGCGCGGGCGGCCTCCTGGGTGCCGGCCTGGGCCAGGGGCAGCCGCTGCTCATTCCGGCCGTCACCACTGATCTCACCTTTGCCGCCTGGGCCGAGGAGACGGGGTTGGCCGGGTCGTTGGCGCTCCTGGCCGTGTACCTGCTCCTTACCGAGCGGGGCTTTCGCGCCGCACTCAGCAGCCGCGACAGCTTCTCGACCCT
Coding sequences:
- a CDS encoding FtsW/RodA/SpoVE family cell cycle protein produces the protein MKTTGARRTEGALLSSAFVLGGLAFAAVWAASRPLEPLAWLYPLTVSVAFWLVHLALVKLDLTADELLLPLLAVPLLLSVATLYRLDRWSAFWQVVWAILGLGLALAVPAFLPGVAGLKRWWPAFLVLGLVLLAATLLFGVEVYGARSWLVLGPVRFQPSEPAKVLFSLALAGYLAGRKELLMVRGWRLGPLTLPHPAYFGPLLLVVLLALVLMVGQRDLGTALLMFGLFACELYVAAPRLDYLLLGAAALLGGGAIGYRLFGHVRARIDVWLNPWAQASGPGYQLVQSLLAISAGGLLGAGLGQGQPLLIPAVTTDLTFAAWAEETGLAGSLALLAVYLLLTERGFRAALSSRDSFSTLAGVGISGLFALQSLVILGGALRLIPLTGVTLPLFNYGGSSLVSTLGGFGLLLLISAEGRTP